In a genomic window of Glycine max cultivar Williams 82 chromosome 13, Glycine_max_v4.0, whole genome shotgun sequence:
- the LOC102664406 gene encoding uncharacterized protein, whose translation MPILKGKNYDNWCAQMKVIFRFQDVTEVVKEGVQELDRNPTDTQKVAHRDLMKRDAKALFIIHQCVDADNFQKIRSVDTAKKAWDTLEKSYAGDNKLKKVKLQTLIRQYELLQMSDQESISEFFSRILEITNQMNAYGDKQSDLGIIDKVLRTLTPRFDHIVVVIEQGQNLEEMKIEELQGILEAQEMRLNERNSQRSVEQAMQAQTTKGHNYDGGKNKKERESGRTISGRGQVKAPAILKIITRMKKQIRKVEGITKWARRNSTRKGFSVITVTNGDILQMNAKVKGFQEMQMRLNWHKMKILTLIRCY comes from the coding sequence ATGCCTATTCTCAAAGGTAAGAACTATGATAATTGGTGTGCTCAGATGAAGGTAATTTTTCGATTTCAAGATGTGACAGAAGTGGTGAAAGAAGGGGTTCAAGAACTTGATAGGAACCCAACTGATACACAGAAGGTGGCTCACCGTGATTTGATGAAAAGAGATGCAAAGGCGTTGTTCATTATTCATCAGTGTGTAGATGCagataattttcagaaaattagatcTGTTGATACTGCAAAGAAGGCATGGGATACTCTAGAGAAATCCTATGCAGGGGATAacaaactcaagaaggtgaaGTTGCAGACCTTGATAAGGCAGTATGAACTTCTACAGATGAGTGATCAAGAAAGCATTAGTGAGTTCTTTTCTCGAATCTTGgaaattacaaatcaaatgaatgCTTATGGTGACAAGCAATCAGACTTGGGGATCATTGACAAGGTATTAAGAACCTTGACACCAAGATTCGATCATATAGTGGTGGTAATTGAGCAAGGCCAGAATCTTGAAgaaatgaagattgaagaactgCAAGGAATTCTTGAAGCTCAAGAGATGAGGCTCAATGAAAGAAATTCACAAAGATCAGTTGAGCAAGCTATGCAAGCCCAAACAACCAAAGGGCACAACTATGATGGTGGCAAGAAtaagaaggaaagggaaagtGGAAGAACAATAAGTGGAAGGGGTCAAGTGAAGGCTCCAGCAATTCTGAAAATCATAACCAGAATGAAGAAACAGATAAGAAAGGTGGAGGGAATCACAAAGTGGGCaagaagaaattcaacaagaaaggGATTCAGTGTTATAACTGTCACAAATGGGGACATTTTGCAGATGAATGCAAAAGTAAAAGGGTTCCAAGAAATGCAGATGAGGCTCAATTGGCACAAGATGAAGATTCTGACTCTGATAAGGTGTTACTAA